A DNA window from Actinokineospora baliensis contains the following coding sequences:
- the ileS gene encoding isoleucine--tRNA ligase, with protein sequence MERRIIEWWNDNDLFARSLAQTVDGPRWTFYEGPPTANGMPGTHHIEARVFKDVMPRFKTMKGFHVPRRAGWDCHGLPVELAVEKELGISGKPDIEKIGVAEFNARCRESVQRHVHEFEQLTERMGYWVDMSDPYRTMSPEYVDSVWWALKEIFDKGLLSEDYRVAPYCPRCGTGLSDHEVAQGYETVADPSAYVRFPVLGEIAGHSGVDLLIWTTTPWTLVSNTAVAVHPEVTYQVARAKSGVFVIAAPLRAAVLGEDAEIVAEITGADLAGVRYQRPFDLVDIPDAHYVVLADYVTTTDGTGLVHQAPAFGADDLAICKANGLPVVNPIGTNGHFLDEVPIVGGVFFKAADKTLIEDLTRRDLLFKYSTYEHPYPHCWRCHTPLMYYAQLSWYIRTTAVGDALLRENENTNWYPDHIKHGRYGDWLNNNIDWALSRSRYWGTPLPLWRTPSGKIIPVGSRAELGKLCGRDLSEVDPHRPFIDDITFTDVETGETATRVPEVIDAWFDSGSMPFAQLGYPHLPGSEEEFARSYPAQYIAEAIDQTRGWFYTLMAVGTLVFDKSSYENVVCLGHIMAEDGRKMSKHLGNILEPIPLMDKHGADAVRWFMLCSGSPWSPRRIGDSPLEEIIRKVLLTYWNTVSFFTVYASIADWAPETAAPVAERHVLDRWALASVHRLAATVDTAMEAFDTAGAGRAINAFIDDLSNWYVRRSRARFWKGDINALATLHECLDIVTRLMAPFTPFIAEQVWREVIALGIENAPESVHLAAWPQSDARLIDGDLIAQMQIARSLTEAGRAARKASDIRIRQPLGRALIGLPEGTTLPADLLADVADELNIRAFEPLASAGEVVDVTLKPNFRALGKRFGKQTQQVANIVAAADPTALVAALRATGRTQVEFDGSPIDITPDDVLITEIPRTGWVVQIDGDISIALDTEITPELKRAGNAREVIRFIQDARKQAGLEVVDRIELHWTADNDIHEAVLEHQTEIAEAVLATMLKHGLNDSDAEGFSSHRDDALGLHIQLRRAAS encoded by the coding sequence GTGGAGCGGCGAATTATCGAGTGGTGGAACGACAACGACTTGTTCGCTCGAAGTCTCGCGCAGACCGTTGACGGACCGCGCTGGACGTTCTACGAGGGGCCGCCGACCGCGAACGGGATGCCTGGCACGCACCACATCGAGGCCCGGGTGTTCAAGGACGTGATGCCCAGGTTCAAGACCATGAAAGGCTTCCACGTGCCCCGCCGCGCGGGCTGGGACTGCCACGGACTCCCGGTCGAACTGGCCGTGGAAAAAGAGCTGGGTATCAGCGGTAAGCCGGATATCGAGAAGATCGGTGTCGCGGAGTTCAACGCGCGTTGCCGGGAGTCTGTTCAGCGGCACGTGCACGAGTTCGAACAGCTGACCGAGCGCATGGGCTATTGGGTCGACATGTCAGACCCGTACCGCACGATGAGCCCGGAGTACGTCGACAGCGTGTGGTGGGCGCTCAAGGAGATCTTCGACAAGGGCCTGCTGTCCGAGGACTACCGGGTCGCCCCGTACTGCCCGCGCTGTGGCACCGGCCTGTCCGACCACGAGGTCGCCCAAGGCTACGAAACGGTGGCCGACCCGTCGGCTTACGTCCGATTCCCCGTCCTCGGTGAGATCGCCGGACACAGTGGCGTCGACCTGCTGATCTGGACCACCACCCCGTGGACCCTGGTGTCCAACACCGCGGTCGCCGTACACCCCGAGGTCACCTACCAGGTGGCGCGGGCCAAATCTGGCGTGTTCGTCATCGCCGCCCCGCTGCGTGCGGCTGTACTCGGCGAGGATGCCGAGATAGTGGCCGAGATTACCGGCGCGGACCTCGCCGGGGTCCGCTACCAGCGCCCGTTCGACCTGGTCGACATACCCGACGCGCACTACGTCGTACTCGCCGACTACGTGACCACAACCGACGGCACCGGCCTGGTCCACCAAGCCCCTGCGTTCGGCGCCGACGACCTCGCCATTTGCAAGGCCAACGGCCTGCCAGTAGTCAACCCGATCGGGACCAACGGACATTTCCTCGACGAGGTTCCCATAGTGGGCGGGGTGTTCTTCAAAGCCGCCGACAAGACCCTCATAGAAGACCTGACCAGGCGGGACCTGCTGTTCAAATACAGCACCTACGAGCACCCGTACCCGCACTGCTGGCGTTGCCACACCCCACTGATGTACTACGCGCAGTTGTCCTGGTACATCCGCACCACCGCGGTTGGCGACGCGTTGCTGCGGGAGAACGAGAACACCAACTGGTATCCGGACCACATCAAGCACGGCCGTTATGGCGACTGGCTGAACAACAACATCGACTGGGCGCTATCGCGGTCGCGGTACTGGGGAACACCACTTCCGCTGTGGCGCACCCCGAGCGGGAAGATCATCCCAGTCGGATCCCGCGCCGAACTGGGCAAGCTGTGCGGCCGGGATCTGTCCGAAGTGGATCCGCACCGCCCGTTCATCGACGACATCACCTTCACCGACGTCGAAACCGGCGAGACCGCCACCCGCGTGCCGGAGGTCATCGACGCCTGGTTCGACTCGGGGTCGATGCCCTTCGCGCAACTCGGCTACCCACACCTGCCCGGCAGCGAGGAGGAGTTCGCTCGCAGCTACCCCGCCCAGTACATAGCCGAGGCGATCGACCAGACCCGTGGCTGGTTCTACACCCTCATGGCCGTGGGCACGCTGGTGTTCGACAAGTCCTCCTACGAGAACGTCGTATGCCTTGGGCACATCATGGCCGAAGACGGCCGCAAGATGTCCAAGCACCTGGGCAACATCCTCGAACCCATCCCGCTGATGGACAAGCACGGCGCCGACGCGGTGCGCTGGTTCATGCTCTGCTCGGGATCCCCGTGGTCTCCTCGCCGAATCGGTGACAGCCCGCTCGAGGAGATCATCCGCAAGGTCCTGCTGACCTACTGGAACACCGTCTCGTTCTTCACCGTCTACGCCAGCATCGCCGACTGGGCACCGGAAACCGCCGCCCCGGTCGCCGAACGCCACGTGCTCGACCGGTGGGCTCTGGCCAGCGTCCACCGCCTCGCCGCCACAGTCGACACCGCCATGGAAGCGTTCGACACCGCAGGCGCCGGGCGCGCGATCAACGCGTTCATCGACGACCTGTCCAACTGGTACGTTCGCCGGTCCCGTGCCCGCTTCTGGAAGGGCGACATCAACGCCCTGGCCACCCTGCACGAATGCCTCGACATCGTCACCCGGCTCATGGCGCCCTTCACCCCGTTCATCGCCGAACAGGTCTGGCGCGAGGTCATCGCCCTCGGTATCGAGAACGCACCCGAGTCCGTGCACCTCGCCGCGTGGCCGCAGTCGGACGCTCGCCTCATCGACGGCGATCTGATCGCCCAGATGCAGATCGCCCGCTCGCTCACCGAGGCAGGTCGGGCCGCCCGCAAGGCAAGCGACATCCGCATCCGGCAACCGCTGGGCCGTGCCCTGATCGGCCTGCCCGAAGGCACCACCTTGCCCGCCGACCTCCTCGCCGACGTCGCCGACGAGCTCAACATCCGCGCATTCGAGCCACTCGCCTCAGCAGGTGAGGTCGTGGACGTGACCCTCAAGCCGAACTTCCGCGCACTCGGCAAACGATTCGGCAAGCAAACCCAGCAAGTCGCCAACATCGTCGCCGCCGCCGACCCAACGGCGCTCGTCGCCGCGCTCCGCGCCACCGGCCGGACACAGGTCGAGTTCGACGGCTCCCCCATCGACATCACCCCCGACGACGTGCTGATCACCGAGATCCCCCGCACCGGTTGGGTCGTCCAGATCGACGGTGACATCAGTATCGCCCTGGACACCGAGATCACCCCCGAACTCAAGCGCGCGGGCAACGCCCGCGAGGTCATCCGCTTCATCCAGGACGCCCGCAAACAAGCCGGACTGGAGGTCGTCGACCGCATCGAACTGCACTGGACCGCGGACAACGACATCCACGAGGCCGTACTTGAACACCAAACCGAGATCGCCGAGGCCGTCCTCGCAACGATGCTGAAACACGGTCTCAATGACTCGGACGCCGAAGGCTTCTCCAGCCACCGCGACGACGCCCTAGGACTTCACATCCAACTCAGGCGCGCAGCGAGCTAG
- a CDS encoding NACHT domain-containing protein: MDDPGSSTHNKVVAGNISGNVVQAGTIESVTVVAAARPRDQVDAVLDIVAGLSADLWQRTSHTWEIHPEAPVRVSWSRNDELSVEDERPLLSEPVITRLHEDLFVREGLRLLILVGEAGAGKSSAMHLLYKKALDERADKGDPRAQVPLWLTMSDWDPESLDLAAYAVRELLRLPGLRRRDGLTRRMAELLVRRGRIALFLDGLDEMPPALRAKAAAQVNRATHGGTRVVLSTRPGKRGGNKDIVRFEQPDVVRLNPVDVPTAVEFLLHRQTGQDRPAWRELADYLTANPDSALAKALRTPLTINLVRHAFPHAGSRQEKPLDLVRDDLDTPAKITTRLMGLFLDRAYSTEGITGRFRRARKTARYARERATLTWLARRLGAKRDIAWWRIPHEVEVESLRLKSALLVTVPVLAVMLVGSAEFGWPEPWGLVAVPVGVAYLVTDRIVPRAVHRAPATLVWAGPSPADLLHTTGVWLLGGLLFGTAAVVSSGNWWAMAGIAGMFVVMGLLGAGYGQGVSGGLLGSATRDLTDSPSVTPHNAFRADRRRTLVAAAVGAVAAGAMCAPLGLFDDSVASGLVWGVSMGFTGGWVSGLGPAWLLVVARPSFGGPARPYRFTPTLRSALDKQVLRQAGLVYQFRHAELQVYLQHSG, translated from the coding sequence GTGGACGATCCGGGGTCTTCAACACACAACAAGGTTGTGGCCGGGAACATCAGCGGGAACGTGGTCCAGGCCGGGACCATCGAGTCGGTGACGGTGGTCGCGGCTGCGCGCCCCCGGGACCAGGTGGACGCGGTACTGGACATCGTGGCGGGCCTGTCGGCCGACCTGTGGCAGAGGACCAGCCACACCTGGGAGATCCACCCGGAAGCGCCGGTGCGGGTGTCGTGGAGCCGGAACGACGAGTTGTCGGTGGAGGACGAGCGGCCGCTGCTGTCCGAACCCGTGATCACGCGGTTGCACGAGGACCTCTTTGTCCGGGAGGGCCTACGGCTGCTGATCTTGGTGGGCGAGGCCGGGGCAGGCAAGTCGAGTGCGATGCACCTGCTGTACAAGAAGGCACTCGACGAGCGGGCTGACAAAGGGGACCCCCGTGCTCAGGTCCCGCTGTGGCTGACCATGAGCGATTGGGACCCCGAAAGCCTGGACCTGGCCGCGTACGCGGTGCGGGAACTCCTCAGACTACCGGGACTGCGCCGCCGGGACGGCCTCACTCGGCGAATGGCGGAACTCCTGGTCCGGCGTGGGCGGATCGCCCTGTTCCTCGACGGTCTGGACGAGATGCCGCCTGCGCTGCGTGCCAAAGCGGCCGCCCAGGTCAATCGGGCCACCCACGGCGGCACCCGGGTCGTGCTGAGCACCAGGCCCGGCAAACGCGGTGGCAACAAGGACATTGTGCGTTTCGAGCAGCCTGATGTGGTCCGGTTGAACCCTGTGGACGTGCCGACCGCGGTCGAGTTCCTGCTGCACAGACAGACCGGGCAGGACAGGCCCGCGTGGCGCGAACTGGCCGACTACCTGACCGCGAACCCCGACAGCGCCTTGGCGAAGGCGTTGCGCACACCGCTGACGATCAACCTTGTGCGGCACGCCTTCCCACACGCGGGGAGCAGGCAGGAGAAGCCGCTCGATCTGGTGCGCGACGACCTGGACACGCCCGCGAAGATCACCACCAGGCTGATGGGTCTGTTCCTGGACCGCGCCTACTCGACGGAAGGTATCACCGGCAGGTTCCGCAGAGCCCGCAAGACCGCCCGGTATGCCCGGGAACGGGCGACCCTGACCTGGCTCGCCCGGCGCTTGGGCGCCAAGCGCGACATCGCCTGGTGGCGGATTCCCCACGAGGTGGAAGTGGAGTCGTTGCGGCTGAAGAGCGCGCTGCTGGTCACCGTGCCGGTCCTGGCCGTCATGTTGGTGGGATCGGCCGAGTTCGGATGGCCGGAACCGTGGGGGCTGGTCGCTGTTCCCGTCGGTGTCGCCTACCTGGTCACCGACCGAATTGTCCCGCGCGCGGTGCACCGGGCGCCCGCGACCCTGGTCTGGGCCGGTCCTTCCCCCGCGGACCTTCTGCACACCACCGGGGTCTGGCTGCTGGGCGGCCTCCTGTTCGGCACAGCGGCAGTGGTGTCCAGCGGGAACTGGTGGGCGATGGCGGGGATCGCGGGCATGTTCGTGGTGATGGGACTGCTCGGCGCCGGATACGGGCAGGGCGTGTCCGGCGGCCTGCTCGGCTCGGCGACCAGGGACCTGACCGACTCACCCAGCGTGACCCCGCACAACGCGTTCCGCGCCGACCGTCGCCGCACGTTGGTCGCCGCCGCGGTCGGCGCCGTCGCCGCGGGCGCGATGTGCGCCCCGCTCGGCCTGTTCGACGACTCGGTGGCCTCCGGGCTCGTGTGGGGCGTGAGCATGGGCTTCACCGGCGGCTGGGTATCCGGCCTGGGACCCGCCTGGTTACTGGTCGTGGCGCGTCCATCCTTCGGGGGTCCCGCACGGCCCTACCGGTTCACACCGACTCTCCGGTCGGCCCTGGACAAACAAGTGCTGCGACAGGCAGGCCTCGTGTACCAGTTCCGGCACGCCGAGTTGCAGGTCTACCTCCAGCACAGCGGGTGA
- a CDS encoding SagB/ThcOx family dehydrogenase, with the protein MFKITRLDQEGRVVLHAGSGDERGHFAVGGAGAQPLIAWLLGVSPAGEAVLVDGVASAAGMDLEAGRTFVRSMIEAKVLVPVGSHAREQRRIAEWGRFGWRDAADFHLATYGLRFIPDEVDGVSYEEYFSQMVDDVESAGEQPPATVPRAGSRVCEAFTDPLTRRPSLDDVLAVAEPINRFEGAQVRGQEFMPALRQAFGVQRTVGGMLGDHHLRSYPSGGARHPFEAYVVSKGLDDLPVGVYYFDPLTGGLVSTSDYGDAERIDVACFGKGGILTAGAVVVLTCRWLRHSWKYRYDRSYRMLMLEVGHIVQAINLAMIEHGLTVYHCPSINDQALRQILAIDDDCAEGPVYALGLGHGGVR; encoded by the coding sequence TTGTTCAAGATCACGCGGCTCGATCAGGAAGGTCGGGTTGTTCTCCACGCGGGGTCGGGTGATGAGCGTGGCCATTTCGCGGTGGGTGGCGCGGGTGCTCAGCCTTTGATCGCTTGGCTGTTGGGTGTTTCGCCCGCGGGGGAAGCGGTTCTGGTCGATGGCGTGGCCAGTGCCGCGGGTATGGATCTGGAGGCTGGTCGCACGTTCGTGCGGAGCATGATCGAGGCGAAGGTCCTTGTGCCCGTGGGCAGTCATGCTCGGGAGCAGCGGCGGATCGCCGAGTGGGGTCGGTTCGGTTGGCGCGACGCGGCTGACTTTCACCTTGCGACGTATGGGCTCCGGTTCATCCCGGACGAGGTCGACGGGGTCAGCTACGAGGAGTACTTCTCGCAGATGGTCGATGATGTCGAATCCGCAGGTGAGCAGCCGCCCGCAACTGTCCCGCGAGCAGGTTCTCGCGTGTGCGAGGCGTTCACCGATCCGCTGACGCGACGGCCATCGCTTGACGATGTTCTCGCCGTCGCCGAGCCGATCAATCGGTTCGAGGGTGCACAGGTGCGCGGGCAGGAGTTCATGCCCGCGTTGCGTCAAGCCTTCGGGGTGCAACGCACCGTCGGGGGGATGCTGGGCGACCATCACCTCCGCAGCTATCCGTCGGGGGGTGCGCGTCACCCGTTTGAGGCGTACGTGGTGTCGAAGGGGCTCGATGACCTCCCGGTCGGCGTGTACTACTTCGATCCGCTGACGGGCGGGCTGGTGAGCACGAGCGACTACGGTGACGCCGAGCGGATCGACGTGGCTTGTTTCGGGAAGGGCGGCATCCTCACCGCGGGAGCGGTTGTGGTGCTGACGTGCAGGTGGCTGCGGCACTCGTGGAAGTACCGCTACGACCGCTCGTACCGGATGTTGATGCTGGAAGTCGGGCACATCGTGCAAGCGATCAACCTGGCGATGATCGAACACGGGTTGACCGTCTACCACTGCCCCTCGATCAACGACCAAGCACTGCGGCAGATCCTGGCGATTGACGACGACTGCGCGGAAGGACCTGTGTACGCGCTGGGCCTGGGCCACGGCGGAGTCCGCTGA
- a CDS encoding class I SAM-dependent methyltransferase, with protein sequence MADIGCGTGLSTRQLAAIAERVIGVEPDPAMLAIAVDTTASSGITFQAGTAERTGLVDDCADLIVAGSCAEWFDPVPTRVEWQRVLRSGGLVLLMWNHRVVLDEAGRRWDRLWNRHLGPRLGPFPEDIEREVVPRFLGGPIHEFRRVHRHPYDLDRLLGFAWSSGYAPRGHPRRAQALADDIHAYSHDHGKVWLTFQTVAYLGTLLPVDSQAPAPPDRRPRVETGTISAGDQA encoded by the coding sequence ATGGCCGATATCGGCTGCGGTACGGGATTGTCCACGAGACAGCTCGCGGCCATCGCGGAGAGGGTCATCGGGGTCGAGCCGGATCCGGCCATGCTGGCGATCGCTGTCGACACCACCGCGTCCTCAGGCATTACGTTCCAGGCGGGGACGGCCGAGCGAACCGGTCTGGTCGATGACTGCGCTGACCTGATTGTGGCCGGGTCCTGCGCCGAGTGGTTCGACCCTGTGCCCACCCGAGTCGAGTGGCAGCGGGTGTTGCGCTCGGGAGGGCTGGTCCTGCTGATGTGGAACCACCGGGTGGTGCTGGACGAGGCAGGTCGTCGGTGGGATCGGCTGTGGAACCGTCACCTCGGTCCGCGACTCGGGCCTTTTCCCGAGGACATCGAACGTGAGGTTGTGCCCAGGTTCCTCGGCGGCCCGATACATGAATTCAGACGTGTCCATCGGCATCCCTACGACCTCGACAGGCTGCTGGGGTTCGCCTGGTCCTCTGGGTACGCACCACGTGGTCACCCACGGCGTGCGCAAGCGCTCGCTGACGACATCCACGCCTACTCCCACGACCACGGAAAAGTATGGCTCACGTTCCAGACGGTGGCGTACCTCGGAACGCTCCTGCCAGTCGATTCCCAGGCACCGGCGCCGCCTGATCGAAGGCCACGAGTTGAGACCGGTACCATATCGGCTGGCGACCAGGCGTGA
- a CDS encoding DHA2 family efflux MFS transporter permease subunit: MATTTKGETARDHDDSGAVPASVWRTAFLLAFGSLMAGLDTSLVNVGLDTIGTRLDAPLSTAQWVNSGYLLALAAALPACGWLSKRIGAGRLWLWALAGFTVASGLCAVAPDIIWLVVGRVVQGVAGGLLIPAGMTILGQVAGKRRMGRVIAISSVPSILAPAFGPVLGAVLIANLSWHWLFLINLPIGLLGLLLALRHLPRGERDQAGRLDLVALGLVVIGLPMTVYALTEISGSSSGPRAWIPLVIGLVALGTFGWRSLRSEEPLMDLRLVANRQFTAASAEVFFAGASLFGGLVVMPLYFQLQLGADIVDVGLLLMAFSIGAAATFPAAGWLADRFGGGVVAVVGLVLTVATTMAMALLPAQPDLVLVEALQVLRGIGMALAGSPGVSSALASVEQRQLPDASAQVNILSRVGGALGSALFVVILSDGATDPAAFRETFCWLTGASLVALASAVWLTREQRAAAR, from the coding sequence ATGGCGACCACGACGAAGGGCGAGACCGCCCGGGACCACGACGACAGCGGCGCCGTGCCCGCGTCGGTGTGGCGCACCGCGTTCCTGCTCGCGTTCGGCTCGCTGATGGCGGGCCTGGACACCTCGCTTGTCAACGTCGGGCTCGACACCATCGGCACCCGGCTCGACGCGCCGCTGTCGACAGCGCAGTGGGTCAACAGCGGCTACCTGCTCGCGCTGGCCGCGGCGCTGCCCGCGTGCGGCTGGCTGAGCAAGCGGATCGGCGCGGGCAGGCTGTGGCTGTGGGCGCTGGCCGGGTTCACCGTCGCCTCCGGGCTCTGCGCGGTCGCGCCGGACATCATCTGGCTGGTCGTGGGCCGGGTGGTCCAAGGCGTGGCGGGCGGGCTGCTGATCCCGGCCGGGATGACCATCTTGGGTCAGGTCGCGGGCAAGCGCCGGATGGGGCGGGTCATCGCCATCTCCAGCGTGCCCTCGATCCTGGCGCCCGCCTTCGGGCCGGTGCTCGGCGCGGTGCTCATCGCGAACCTGTCCTGGCACTGGCTGTTCCTGATCAACCTGCCGATCGGCCTGCTGGGGCTGCTGCTGGCGCTGCGCCACCTGCCCCGCGGCGAGCGCGACCAGGCCGGGCGGCTCGACCTGGTCGCGCTCGGCCTGGTGGTCATCGGCCTGCCGATGACCGTCTACGCCCTCACCGAGATCTCCGGCTCGTCGAGCGGGCCGCGGGCGTGGATCCCGCTGGTCATCGGTCTGGTGGCGCTGGGGACGTTCGGGTGGCGCTCGCTGCGCAGCGAGGAGCCGCTGATGGACCTGCGGCTAGTAGCCAACCGCCAGTTCACCGCGGCCTCGGCGGAGGTGTTCTTCGCGGGCGCGTCGCTCTTCGGCGGCCTGGTCGTGATGCCGCTGTACTTCCAACTCCAGCTCGGCGCGGACATCGTGGACGTGGGCCTGCTGCTGATGGCCTTCAGCATCGGCGCGGCGGCGACCTTCCCGGCGGCTGGCTGGCTCGCCGACCGCTTCGGTGGCGGCGTGGTCGCCGTGGTGGGGCTCGTGCTCACGGTGGCGACCACCATGGCGATGGCGCTGCTGCCCGCCCAGCCCGACCTCGTGCTGGTCGAGGCGCTGCAGGTGCTGCGCGGGATCGGGATGGCGCTGGCGGGGTCGCCGGGGGTGTCCTCCGCGCTGGCCAGCGTCGAACAGCGGCAACTGCCCGACGCCAGCGCCCAGGTCAACATCCTGTCCCGGGTCGGCGGCGCGCTGGGCAGCGCCCTGTTCGTGGTGATCCTGTCCGACGGCGCCACGGACCCGGCCGCCTTCCGCGAGACCTTCTGCTGGCTGACCGGCGCCTCACTGGTGGCCCTGGCCTCAGCGGTCTGGCTGACCCGCGAGCAGCGCGCCGCGGCGCGGTGA
- a CDS encoding nitroreductase family protein: MEDEAQRLATLMSIKLPEAAELLRGLRGYGLYRDEPDDLSSAEDRWLDVAWSDGLDFHLATHDAMWVHDYTGDPKVMTRYFVDRRLDPATPPPARFPVPEGERVPLLEVKPLSEELRTIQVRRRTARDFRGTSVDLADVATVLNWSFAPHWPTDDPMFHTAQTYSRGAPFVAFALFAGKGAPVEVRSDFAAYQFDPIGKSLVHRSSAPIHAWSELLWQQDYADGAPMVLVICVHWTQFMWKYRMSRAYRWAYMEAGAFMQTALTVSTGLGLRTFQTPAIDDARFCDLLGVDDGELAPLYMAAFGR, translated from the coding sequence GTGGAGGACGAGGCCCAACGCCTCGCGACCCTGATGAGCATCAAACTGCCTGAGGCGGCCGAACTGTTGCGGGGCCTACGCGGCTACGGGTTGTACCGGGATGAGCCCGACGACCTGTCCTCGGCGGAGGACCGGTGGCTCGACGTCGCCTGGTCGGATGGCTTGGACTTTCACCTGGCCACGCACGATGCGATGTGGGTCCACGACTACACCGGCGATCCGAAGGTGATGACCCGCTACTTCGTCGACCGCAGGCTCGACCCCGCGACACCACCACCGGCCCGGTTCCCCGTGCCCGAGGGCGAACGGGTGCCGCTTCTCGAGGTGAAACCACTCTCCGAGGAGCTTCGCACCATCCAGGTGCGTCGTCGAACCGCACGCGATTTCCGCGGCACCTCCGTGGATCTTGCCGACGTGGCAACCGTGTTGAACTGGTCGTTCGCACCCCACTGGCCGACAGACGACCCCATGTTCCACACCGCGCAGACCTACAGCCGCGGAGCCCCGTTCGTCGCTTTCGCGCTGTTCGCAGGCAAGGGCGCGCCCGTTGAAGTCCGCAGCGACTTCGCCGCATACCAGTTCGATCCGATCGGCAAGTCGCTCGTGCACCGCTCTTCGGCGCCGATCCACGCCTGGTCGGAGCTGCTGTGGCAGCAGGACTACGCCGACGGGGCCCCAATGGTCCTGGTGATCTGCGTGCACTGGACCCAGTTCATGTGGAAGTACCGCATGTCGCGGGCATACCGCTGGGCATACATGGAGGCAGGTGCGTTCATGCAGACCGCGCTCACCGTGAGTACCGGTTTGGGGCTTCGCACTTTTCAGACACCGGCCATCGACGACGCCCGCTTCTGCGACCTGCTGGGTGTCGATGACGGCGAACTCGCCCCGCTCTACATGGCCGCGTTCGGGCGCTGA